The following nucleotide sequence is from Candidatus Neomarinimicrobiota bacterium.
TCGTGATTTGCAAAGTCTCCAGATCCAAAGCCAATGAGTTTCCTACTTGGTTGGAAATATTGCTCGAGAATAAGGTCTTATACGAGCCTGTGTACCAGAGCATACCTGAAATGAGGACAACAAGTCCCAATAATACGGGTAAGAATTTATTTTGGGTCACTTCTTGCCCTCCTGGGGTACCAGGACAGACAGGATCAGATCGTATCTGGCAAAGCTTTTGCGATCGAGGGGTTTGATAGACATGTTATCAATTAATATCCACTCAGTATGATTTTCCAGGAGATCCAGAAAACCCAGAAAATCGGGAAAGCGTCCGATCATGCTCAGCCGGATCAAATGTGATTGATAATCTTTACCAATATTTCTGAACTTGTTCATTGGCTCAAGTGTGATCACTTTTAACAGGGCGGTAGTACAAAACTTATCGATCACCGGGAAGATGGCATTTACCCTGGTATTCTGAAGGAGGCGGGACTTGAATACCCCTTCCAGGGAATCCAGTTCGCCCAATTGAACGTTCAGATTGGTAATAGCCATTTCAATATCCAAGCTGACCAGGTCAATGTAGGTTTCAGCCAGTTGATTTTGCCTGAGGACAGCTTCGTCGTAGCGTTGGCTTTCCGGTAGAATAAGAACTTGCAGGGAGGAGCCGGTGAAGGCAAAATAAAGCACTATAGAAGTAACCACCCATTTCATCTGTACCGCTTCTACCCAGAATTGTAATTGCTTTTTCATTTGTACAGCCCCAGCGAAAAAACAAGTTTCAATCGATCATCTTCTTTATAGATGCGGTTATTCTCAACTTTAATTTCAGAGTAGTTGGTTGAGATGGGTAGGCTGAAAAGCAGGTTGCTCCTGAAATTATCCACTGAAAGAATATCCCGGTTACCACCCTCGATATAGGTATATCCCTCGATAGTCAGGTCTGGACCACCTGTCTGTTTTTTTTTCTTGTTTTTTTGTTTGGTCAGAATTTTTGAAATGACCAGATCAGGAGGTAGTGCTTTTGTGATGTCTATGAGCATCTTTCTCCAGACACTGGGCCGGTTCCTGGGTTGCAGGAATAGGTCGGATTGCTTTCTGAGTCGATTTCTAACGCCGATCTTACGTTCCAGGAAAAGCATTCGGGGTTCTACACTGGAAATTTTGCCTTCAATGCCTGCGTTTATCCCTTCAAACACCTCAGCCATATATATCTGGCTTTGATGGGTTCGGAAGAGGATAAAAAGGGTTGCCCCAAATATGATCAAATAGAGGAACAGGGAGAAGCGTTTAAGGTGTCGTTTAACGCGTTGATCTGCTGTTGTGCTGAGGAAGTTAAGCTGAAATTCCATGTTACCTCAGGGCTAATCCAATAGCAGTTGAAAACTGATAGGCGTTTGAGGTGGTGATCTCCATATCCGGAAAATGTTCTGGGATAGGATCCCATATCTCGGCTGGAATTTCCATAATATCTTCGGAAAGTGTTATAAAGGAACGGATAAATGAATCATTGAGCAGACCACCGGTGACATACAGTTTTTCAGTTTTTTGTCCAGTGTTGTAAAAATGGCGGAAATTCAGTTTTCGGATAGTCAATGCAAGTTCTTTAAGTTGATTTTCAATTTTCGGGTTTTGCATATAAAGAGTGGTGATGGGATCCCCATTCGAGCTTAACTCAAGTACGCCCCGTCGAAGATATTCCACTTCAACAAACGGAATACCTGCAACTTTTGAGATGGTGCGATTTAAGGTGTTTCCTCCAAAGGGGAGATACAAGAATTCCGGATGTTGAGCCGGGTCAACAATAGTATAGTGAGAGCTGTTACCACCAAGCTGTAAAATACCAATGGTCTCTGACATCTTAGGATTCGAACGATAAAACAGGTCAACGGTAGGAAGTGTGCTGGTCTCCAGGAGCTTCAAACTGGTTGAAAGCGATTTGAATACCTTCTGCAGCCATTCGATTCGGTTCTTCTTTATGACAGCCAGGAGAATATTGATCTTCTTCTTTTGATTCTGGGGAAGCAGCGCATAGTCAAAATCATATTGATCAGCCGGGTCTGCTAATAGTGGAGCAAGCTCCCAAAAAAGGGCTTGTTTTATCTCATGGGAAGCGATCTGGGGGAGTTGTAGAAAAAATAGATTCTGATAGGACGAACTCAAGCCAACGTTTATGTCAGCTCGTCGGTAAGGTGTTTCCGAGAGCAGGCTTTTGATGCCGTTCATGATGTGAGTTTCATTAACCTCACGAATATCCTTTACCACATCTTCTTCCAAAAAGTCATACTTAAGTAATTGTGATTGGTTCCGGTTTTTCTTTTTTACATAGTAGCAGGCCAGCTTAATGGAGTTGTTACCAATATCGATACCAATCTTGATTTTTTTTTGTTTACTCATGTCAGCTAAACGCTTGGTTTTATTCTTTCGATCAAATGATTCACTTCCTTTGTTGAGTGTAGCTTACGAATATAGAAATGCCCATGGATGTTTCTATTCAAAAAGCTTGAAATTTATATGAATATCAAGACCCATTTGACTAGGACAGACTCACGATTTTAGCAGTAATACCTGGATTCGTTAGATCCTGGAGTGGGTTTCCAGGAAACCAAGTTCGGGTAAGTATTTTTTTCTGCTCATAGAGCAGGTTTTGAGTATCACAAGACTTTTTACGAATAGATATCTGGAATCAGGATCATGGTTTTGAATGCCATGGATTGTAAAATAGATATTCGGGTTAGGCTGTCAAATATAAACGTCAATTCATCCCCGTAGCAATATTACGGTTAAACTTGTTGTACTGGGCGATCGGATCGCCTGTTATTGCAGAATCAAATCTCGCCAGTAAGGGTACCGGACTGGTTTAATGTTCGTACAGAATTAGGAGTTGACCCAGATTTACAGGTTATGGTGAAACTTGATCCATCGGTACACAGGTAAGTATAGGAGGAGTCTGAAAAATATTTACCACTGATCTCACCATGCTGCATGTCATTCCAGGTTGCACCCACCACAAAGCTAGCAGGGTTGGTGATGGGATAGTTACCATGCTTGCTGGAATAGACTCGTAGCTGTGTTCTTATGCTGCAGAGGTTAGCATCTGCTTCACATAGTCGTGCCTTATTGGTATTGCCGTTGTAGATCGGAATAGTTACAGCAGCCAATCCACCAATGAGAAAAAATATAATCATTAGCTCTAGCAGAGAAAACCCGATCAAGTCGTATATTTTTCTGAATAAGTCTCCCATGTCGTATTCTCCTCTCAGTTTGATATATTCTCTCGAATTTTATCAAATAAGCATAACCACTTTTGTAGTGTCAAATGATATGCCATTTCAAAATGGTTGTTCATAAAAGCATAATAAATAACAAGATGAGTACATCTGTTTCCAAATGAGCATCTGTAAGCTATCAATAAACTGTAATTATATTATTGCACCGTCAATATTACCTGTAATAATTAAAAGGCAAAGTATAAAATAATATATATTATATAAAAAATATTATAGCAACTATAGGTAAAGCTTGCTTTCTGGAAAAGGATAGGGCTGTTGTCTTTCCAACTGAGGAAGTATAGATGTCGGTGATATATCCACGGTCTTATGCAGAGGTGGTGCGTAACAGGATAAACCAGATATGACAGTTGCGGTTGTATTCCACGAGGTCAGGAGAAGAGAAGTGGATATTGTGGAATGGAGCGTTAGCAGAAAAGTAAGATAAATATGCTGCGCATTCTAAAGTGAAATTGAGATTAATTAACTTAACAGAGGTTTAGCCAGCTGTGCATAGAGGGCTATCTGTAGGATGTCTGTTACAGGGGAGTGTATCGGTTATTAAAGACCACCAGCCAGGACACCAGATTGATTCAAGGTTCGTGGGGAAAGTAATTCTGATCCAGGAGCGCAGCTGATGGTAAAAGCGTATCCATCAGTGCAATGATAAGTGTAGGAGGAGTC
It contains:
- the pilM gene encoding pilus assembly protein PilM; this translates as MSKQKKIKIGIDIGNNSIKLACYYVKKKNRNQSQLLKYDFLEEDVVKDIREVNETHIMNGIKSLLSETPYRRADINVGLSSSYQNLFFLQLPQIASHEIKQALFWELAPLLADPADQYDFDYALLPQNQKKKINILLAVIKKNRIEWLQKVFKSLSTSLKLLETSTLPTVDLFYRSNPKMSETIGILQLGGNSSHYTIVDPAQHPEFLYLPFGGNTLNRTISKVAGIPFVEVEYLRRGVLELSSNGDPITTLYMQNPKIENQLKELALTIRKLNFRHFYNTGQKTEKLYVTGGLLNDSFIRSFITLSEDIMEIPAEIWDPIPEHFPDMEITTSNAYQFSTAIGLALR